From Rutidosis leptorrhynchoides isolate AG116_Rl617_1_P2 chromosome 3, CSIRO_AGI_Rlap_v1, whole genome shotgun sequence, a single genomic window includes:
- the LOC139896792 gene encoding myb-related protein 2-like produces the protein MTITAERHMYMQGGSNSGLVLSTDAKPRLKWTPDLHERFIEAVNQLGGPNKATPKSVLKLMGIQGLTLYHLKSHLQKYRLGKNLSGQPNGGVTNKISLEPETRDMMDETEGIHKNNSSIGPQINKNLEINEALHMQIEVQRGLHEQLEVQRHLQLRIEAQGKYLQSVLEKAQETVGRQNLGEAGLEAAKVQLSELVSKVATQRFNSVFSGTNGNQPTDKSIDSCLTYSEGQQMVGLNLLNSKKAENEPENVWCDNMKRNKTFNLSSSDLSMSIGECNANYEQNQPNQNAVKSENVDMGQKFWLPNYEQKLDLNARDENDGTSCRKQFDLNGLSW, from the exons atgacgaTAACAGCAGAAAGGCACATGTATATGCAAGGTGGAAGCAACTCTGGACTCGTTCTTTCGACTGATGCGAAGCCTAGACTCAAATGGACACCTGATCTCCATGAGCGATTCATAGAAGCGGTCAACCAACTTGGAGGACCAAATA AGGCAACTCCAAAATCAGTTTTGAAACTAATGGGAATTCAAGGGCTCACTTTGTACCACTTAAAGAGTCATCTCCAG AAGTACAGGCTCGGTAAAAATCTATCCGGGCAACCTAATGGTGGTGTGACGAATAAAATCA GTTTGGAACCGGAAACAAGAGACATGATGGACGAAACAGAGGGAATCCATAAAAACAATTCAAGCATAGGCCCCCAAATCAACAA GAACCTAGAAATAAATGAAGCACTACATATGCAAATCGAAGTTCAGAGAGGGTTACATGAACAACTTGAG GTACAACGGCACTTACAGCTTCGAATAGAAGCGCAAGGAAAGTACTTGCAGTCAGTTTTAGAAAAGGCGCAAGAAACAGTTGGAAGGCAAAACTTAGGTGAAGCGGGACTAGAAGCCGCTAAAGTTCAACTATCAGAATTAGTATCTAAAGTAGCCACACAACGTTTTAATTCCGTGTTTTCAGGAACAAACGGTAACCAACCAACAGATAAGTCAATAGACAGTTGTTTGACATATAGTGAAGGTCAACAAATGGTTGGTTTGAACTTGTTAAACTCAAAGAAGGCCGAAAATGAGCCAGAGAACGTGTGGTGTGACAACATGAAAAGAAACAAGACGTTTAATCTTTCTTCGAGTGATTTGTCGATGAGTATCGGTGAATGTAATGCAAATTATGAACAAAACCAGCCAAACCAGAATGCTGTTAAATCAGAGAATGTGGATATGGGACAAAAGTTTTGGTTGCCGAATTATGAACAGAAGCTAGACTTAAATGCGCGTGATGAAAATGATGGTACTTCGTGTAGAAAGCAGTTTGATTTAAATGGACTTAgttggtga